Sequence from the Thermocaproicibacter melissae genome:
CATAATAATAAGGTTCTTGTGCAATTGTTCTTTATCCGCTTTAATCCTCTTGAGATTGCATTCCGGACATATAGGTATCGAAAACTTACTTGCGCATTCTTTACACAATCCCTTTCCACAATCGACACACTGATTATCCACTCTCTCAATCAGAGTAATATTAACTCTAATTATAATTCAGAAATTGTCAAATGACCACATAATTTAGTTGATTTTGTATTATTTTTTTCTAACTTTTGTCAACAAAAAACATATCTCACAGATAGAAGAAGATGATGATATTACGGTGCCTATCCAGTCTGCACCATAATGATACATGTCCCGAGGGAGGACATCAGTTCCTGTGCCGATGTCTAGGACTTTCTGCCCGGGGAAACACAAAGACATATACCCCAAAATCCCGTGTCGACGGTTCGATTCCGCCCGGAGGCACCACCACATGCGAACGTGAATATAATTAAATCTTTACTTGTCATAGGAGAATTGTTTTGAATTTCTCAAAGGTCAACGACCTTGCCATACTTGTTCGCCCTGCCCTTTGTAATTTCATTTCTTAGTGACGAGAAACGCGGGCTTTATCTAGCAAAACAACCACCGGCTTGGCCGGTGGTTGTTTTATATGCGGTATGTTATTTTTTATTGGTCACGTCTTTTTTGCTTGTAACGGCAATTGCATAGTCGGTGCCGGCAATCACGGCAGCAGCCTTAAATGCTGTAATCTTTTTGTCGTTCCGAACGAATGTAACAAGCACTTTTTCTTTTCCGTCTTTCACGGCCGAAAGAACCAGCCGGTCGCTTTCTTCGATTGTGGCTTTCGTGGATTCGTCCATTCCACAGACTTCGTCGAGCATCCTATATTCCATTAAATTCTCCTCCCGTTCATCAGAGTCGAGAATGAAGGCGCACGATTATTTTCCGAGCTTTTTATATTTTTCTACAATCATGTTGGCGCACTTATAGATATCGCCGCCGCCCAATGTAAGGATTAGGTCACCATCCTTTGCATTTTTGATCACATAATCCGAAATTTCCTCAAAGGTCTTGAACCAAACGCATCCGGGGATTTTTTCTGCAAGATCTTTTGCGTAAATGTTATAGATATTTGTCTCTCGGACGGCGAGAATCTCGGAAAGAACAACGTGGTCCGCAATTTTCAGCGCTTTTACAAAATCATTGAAAAGCAGATAGGTGCGGGAATAGGTGTGCGGTTGAAAAACAGCCCAAACGCTGGAAAAGCCCATTTCTTTCGCTGCGGTAAGGGTTGCCGTAATCTCAGTCGGGTGGTGGGCAAAGTCGTCCGCAACCGTAACGCCGCCGAATTCACCCAGAAGCTCAAATCTGCGGTGGACACCCGTAAAAGCATGAAGGCTCTTTGCAATCTGCTGCGCGTCAATGCCCATCAGGTCTCCAATGGCGAAGGCGGCCAGCGCATTGTAAATGTTGTGCTTCCCCGGAACACTGAGGGATATGTCGGCTGCTTTCTCGCCTTTTTTGAGAACGGTGAACTGTTCCCGTGCACGAAATGTCGGTTGAATATCGGCGGCGCAGTAGTCATTAGAAGGCGCAAATCCATAAGTGACGATACGCGCGTTCGTGATTCCTTCCACTGCTTTTAAGGCATTTGCGTTATCGCCGTTTACAATAATGGTTCCGGTAGTCTGTTTGCAGAACTGATGGAAGGAACGAATGGCGTTCTCAACGGTTCCGAAATAGTCCAAGTGGTCGTTGTCGATATTCAGAATAATGGAAATGGCAGGGTTCAGCTGTAGAAATGTATCAACAAACTCGCAGGCCTCGCAGACGATGGTGTCGGATTTGCCGACCCGACCGTTGCCGCCGATGAGCGGAAGTTTCCCGCCGATAATTGCAGAAGGGTCAAGCCCAGCCTCCAAAAGAACCTGTGTTATCATCGCTGTGGTCGTCGTTTTTCCGTGTGTTCCGGATACGGCGATGGTGTTTGGAAAATGCCGTGTTACCATGCCGAGCATGACGGAACGCTCCACGGTTGGAATCCCTTTTTGGCGGGCCGCTACAAGTTCGGGGTTATCGTCTTTAATTGCAGCGGAAAAGACAACCAATTCGGCGTCTTTAATATTTTCAGCTCTCTGACCCATAGAAACGGGGATACCATAGCTGCGGATTCTTGCGAGGGTATCCGATTCTGCGTTGTCTGAGCCGGAGAGTTCATAACCTTTATGCAAAAGGATTTCGGCAATCGGGCACATGCCGGAACCGCCGATTCCGATAAAATGTATTTTTTTCACTTTTGAAAGGATATCATTGTTTTCCATAAGACGTCTCCTCATCATCTATTCTTAAGCCTTGTGCAGAATTTTCCAACAATAATTATATTGCCAAACATATTAATAATAATCACCTTTTGCTACAAATGCAAACAGAAAATAAGATAGACAGCCATTTTGCAGATGCACAGGCAGCTTAATGCCCCCATATTATGTTGAAGAAATAATATGGAAGGCTTCAGTGGAGGCGGTTATGAATAATTCAGTTACTTTCGGAGTGTTAGGCGGCGACAAGCGTCAGATTTATTTGGCTGAGTCGCTCGTCAGAGATGGATACGAAGTTTGTGCATGTGGATTTGATAAAGTAGAGTTGGCTCCGGGCGTCAGAAAAGTGCCGTTTGATGAGCTGGCATCGGTTTGCGGTGCCGTCATCCTTCCGCTTCCCGTGACGCTTGACGGACAGAATCTGAAAGCGGAATATACCGATGAACGCATTCCACTT
This genomic interval carries:
- the murC gene encoding UDP-N-acetylmuramate--L-alanine ligase, which codes for MENNDILSKVKKIHFIGIGGSGMCPIAEILLHKGYELSGSDNAESDTLARIRSYGIPVSMGQRAENIKDAELVVFSAAIKDDNPELVAARQKGIPTVERSVMLGMVTRHFPNTIAVSGTHGKTTTTAMITQVLLEAGLDPSAIIGGKLPLIGGNGRVGKSDTIVCEACEFVDTFLQLNPAISIILNIDNDHLDYFGTVENAIRSFHQFCKQTTGTIIVNGDNANALKAVEGITNARIVTYGFAPSNDYCAADIQPTFRAREQFTVLKKGEKAADISLSVPGKHNIYNALAAFAIGDLMGIDAQQIAKSLHAFTGVHRRFELLGEFGGVTVADDFAHHPTEITATLTAAKEMGFSSVWAVFQPHTYSRTYLLFNDFVKALKIADHVVLSEILAVRETNIYNIYAKDLAEKIPGCVWFKTFEEISDYVIKNAKDGDLILTLGGGDIYKCANMIVEKYKKLGK